From one Terriglobales bacterium genomic stretch:
- the ndk gene encoding nucleoside-diphosphate kinase, producing MKTIQRTLAIIKPDAVAKRAIGDIVHLIESRGFRIIGLKMLQINKEQAEGFYAVHAGKPFFESLTTFMSEGPIVVMALEREDAVAEWREMMGATNPANAKEGTVRKKWAASIERNAVHGSDAEETARFELSYFFAGYELAR from the coding sequence ATGAAGACCATCCAACGTACCCTAGCCATCATTAAGCCGGACGCCGTGGCCAAACGGGCCATCGGCGACATCGTTCACCTCATTGAAAGCCGCGGCTTCCGCATCATCGGCCTGAAGATGCTTCAGATCAATAAAGAGCAGGCTGAAGGTTTTTACGCGGTGCACGCCGGAAAACCATTTTTTGAGTCGCTGACCACCTTTATGTCAGAGGGCCCCATTGTGGTGATGGCGCTGGAGCGCGAAGACGCCGTTGCCGAGTGGCGTGAGATGATGGGCGCCACCAATCCGGCAAACGCCAAAGAAGGCACCGTTCGCAAAAAGTGGGCCGCCAGCATTGAACGCAACGCCGTCCACGGCTCCGACGCCGAGGAGACCGCCCGCTTCGAGCTGAGCTACTTTTTTGCGGGATACGAACTGGCGCGGTGA